One genomic region from Microcystis panniformis FACHB-1757 encodes:
- a CDS encoding RNA-guided endonuclease InsQ/TnpB family protein produces MEKAYSFRFYPTPEQESLLRRTLGCVRLVYNKALHERTQAWYEKQERVGYAQTSSMLTDWKKQEELDFLNEVSCVPLQQGLRHLQTAFTNFFAGRTKYPNFKKKHQGGSAEFTKSAFKFKDKQIYLAKCTEPLPIRWSRQIPESCEPSTVTVRLHPSGRWHISIRFDDPTIKPLPVTDKAIGIDLGISSLVITSDGDKVSNPKHFKKHYQRLRRAAKNLSRKQKGSKNREKARIKVARIHAQINDSRKDHLHKLTTQLVRENKTIVVENLAVKNMVKNPKLSQAISDVSWGEITRQLAYKCRWYGRNYIEIDRWFPSSKRCSNCGYIAEKMPLNVREWDCPDCGTHHDRDVNASKNILAAGLAVSVCRATIRPEQSESVKAGAEPRKGQKQKPKS; encoded by the coding sequence ATGGAAAAAGCCTATTCGTTTCGATTTTACCCAACACCCGAACAAGAGTCGCTATTGCGGCGCACTTTGGGCTGTGTAAGATTAGTTTACAACAAAGCTCTCCACGAACGAACACAAGCTTGGTACGAAAAGCAAGAAAGAGTAGGCTACGCTCAAACTTCTTCAATGTTGACCGATTGGAAAAAGCAAGAAGAATTAGACTTTTTAAACGAAGTTAGCTGTGTACCTTTACAACAAGGGTTAAGACATTTACAAACAGCTTTTACTAATTTCTTTGCTGGTCGTACTAAGTATCCTAACTTTAAGAAAAAACATCAGGGAGGAAGTGCCGAATTTACCAAATCAGCCTTTAAATTTAAAGACAAACAAATCTATTTAGCTAAATGCACAGAACCTTTACCTATTCGATGGTCAAGACAAATCCCAGAAAGCTGTGAACCAAGCACAGTAACAGTCAGATTACATCCTTCTGGACGTTGGCATATTTCAATTAGATTTGATGACCCAACAATTAAGCCATTACCAGTAACAGATAAAGCCATCGGAATTGACTTAGGAATTAGTAGCCTCGTGATTACCAGCGATGGCGATAAAGTGTCTAATCCCAAGCATTTTAAGAAACATTATCAGAGGTTGCGAAGAGCAGCGAAAAATCTTTCTAGAAAACAGAAGGGGTCAAAAAATCGGGAAAAAGCAAGAATCAAAGTAGCCAGAATTCACGCTCAAATCAACGATAGCAGAAAAGACCATTTACATAAGCTAACCACTCAATTAGTTCGTGAAAACAAAACGATTGTGGTTGAGAATTTAGCCGTCAAGAATATGGTCAAAAACCCGAAATTATCTCAGGCAATATCTGATGTTAGTTGGGGAGAAATAACCCGACAATTAGCCTATAAATGCCGTTGGTATGGGAGAAACTACATCGAAATAGATAGATGGTTTCCTAGCTCTAAAAGATGTAGTAATTGCGGGTATATTGCTGAAAAAATGCCGTTAAATGTTCGAGAATGGGACTGTCCAGACTGTGGGACTCACCATGACCGAGATGTTAACGCTAGTAAAAATATTTTGGCCGCAGGGCTTGCGGTGTCAGTCTGTAGAGCGACCATAAGACCAGAACAGAGTGAATCTGTTAAGGCAGGTGCGGAACCCCGCAAGGGACAGAAGCAGAAACCTAAATCGTGA
- a CDS encoding DUF433 domain-containing protein: MLRDSSIISASPEIMGGTPVFTGTRVPVQTLLDYLKAGESIDDFLDGFPTVTREQVIALLEEAGKQVIGMVA, encoded by the coding sequence ATGCTTAGGGACTCCTCAATCATTAGCGCATCTCCAGAGATTATGGGTGGCACTCCAGTCTTTACCGGTACTAGAGTTCCTGTTCAAACGCTTCTGGACTATCTCAAGGCGGGAGAATCCATAGATGATTTTTTGGACGGATTTCCGACTGTAACTAGAGAACAGGTTATTGCTCTACTTGAGGAGGCTGGAAAACAGGTTATTGGCATGGTGGCATAG